CGTCTAACTGTAAATAATCTTTTAACCATATGTATTCTTCATCTGCTCCAGCTCCACCAGTAAAGTATATTGGTCGTTTCCAGTCAAAATTATTTAAAATGTCTAACATTAAAATTCTATTCTTTGTAATGGCTTCATCTATTTTTATATCAATATAATCTACCATTTTATCTGCATCTTTAGCCGCTACAATTCCTGATTTTAGTGCATTTCGCTTATTCACAGGTATACGTATTCTTGTGGTTGGATATATTTTCTCTTTCAATCCACTTGGTGATTCGTAATAAGTAGCTTCATGATCTGTAGCTATCCAGTCCATGAAAGATTTTAATGGAATTACTGAATCTTTTAATTTAGGATGAGGAAAATGATAGGCGATATCTAAAGTTCCATACTTATACTGATGATGTTGAAGTTTAGAAGGTATAGGATCGGCATCATATGTTTTTTTCTTCATTTGATCGATGTACCAATCTGTAGCAAATAAACTTGTGTTGATAATTTTAATATCTCTACGTACGCCTTCAATTTGTTGCATATACCATAAAGGGAAAGTGTCATTATCTCCGATGGTAAATATAATGGCATTAGGGTCACAACTTTCTAAATAAGTTTGTGCGTTTAATTGTGCAATGTAACGATCTGCTCTATCGTGATCATCCCAGTTTTGGAATCCCATTAATGCAGGAACACTTAATAAAGATACAATCGATATAGCTAAAGCTGCGATAGGTTTTTTACCATAAACCTTTAAAGCTTCATAAAGTGCTAGAACACCAAAGCCTATCCAAATGGCAAAGACATAAAAAGATCCAACAACAGCATAATCACGTTCTCTTGGTTCAAAAGGTTTAGGGTTTGTATAGAATATGATGGCAAAACCAGTAAAAACGAAGAATAAACCTAAAGTATACCAGCGTTTTTTATCTTCTTTTACATGGTATAATAAACCAATAATACCTAATATTAAAGGTAAAAAGTAATATGTATTTCTTCCTTTGTTGTTTTTAACATCATCTGGTAATTTATCTTGTGGAATTCCAAAAAATTCATCAATAGGTTTTATACCACTTAACCAATTACCGTTATTATCCAAATGTCCTTGTATATCATTTTGTCTACCAACAAAGTTCCACATAAAATAGCGTCCGTACATATAACCAAATTGGTAATTGAACATAAATTTTAAGTTTTCAACAAAAGTTGGTCTACGTCTACTTCTTGGAGGTATGCCTGCTATTTGTTTGTAGTATTGTTCAGCACCAGGATCAACCATTCTAGGAATAAAGCCTTTGTGTTTGCTTGACCACTTTGGAATTACATTTTGGTATTGATTTACAATTTCATATTTACCATTAATTTTTTCATACTTAGGTTTGTCATCTACATAAATTTCTTCTCCATTTGAATCTCTTTCCAATTCTTTATCAAAAGCAAATGAATAATATTTATCATAAAACACATTTGCATCTCCATATTGTTCACGATTATAATATGCTAATAATTCTCTTGCACTAGAAGGGTTGTTTTCATTAATAATTGTGTCTGCATTAGCTCTAATAGGAAGCATTAACCAAGAAGAGAAACCTATCATGATAAAAAGAATAGATAAAATTGCAGTATTAACTAATACTAAATTCTTTCTTCTTGTGTATTGTAAACCATATATAAAAAGGCCAACCAATACTAAACCTGCTATTATTGTTCCAGAATTATATGGAAGCCCTACTGAATTAATAAAGAATAACTCAGAAGCACTGAAGAATTTTAAAGTAAAAGGGAATAAAAATTTGAAGACAAAAGCTAATACTAAGATTGAAATAACTGTTGCTATAGCAGTAGTTTTAATATTAATTTCTTTGAAATTTTTAAAAAAGTATAACATTACTATAGAAGGAATAACCAGTAATGATAAAATATGGACACCAAATGATAAACCAACAACATAACTAATTACTAATAACCATTTATTTCCTCTTTGTAAATGCATTTCACTTTCCCACTTTAAACCTAGCCAAAATAAAATTGCCATTAAGAATGAAGACATTGCATATACTTCGCCTTCTACAGCACTAAACCAAAAGCTGTCAGAAAATGTGTAAGCTAATGAGCCCACTAGTCCACTTCCTAAAACAGCAATCTTTTCTCCTAGACCGAACGAATTATTTTTATTAACTAAACGCTCTGCTAAATTTGTAATAGTCCAGAACATAAATAAAATAGTAAAAGCACTTGCTAAACCAGACATGAAGTTAACCAAGAAAGCCCAATTACTAGGGTCACCACTAAACATAGCAAAAAAAGCTCCTAACATTTGAAATAGAGGTGCACCAGGAGGGTGACCAACTTCTAAATTCACGGCTGTAGAAATATATTCGCCACAATCCCAAAAGCTTACTGTAGGTTCCAGAGTTAAGGTGTAAGTTATTAGTGCAATACCAAATGAAACCCAACCTAATATTATGTTCCATTTTTTGAAGCTAAAGTCTTTCATAATTTGAATAAAAAATCAATGCGAATGTACTAAATATTTTATGTAAAAATTTAGCAATTATTCTGATGTTGAATACAAAACAAAAATAGAGTGAAAGCTTATGCTTCATTAATAAATTTCTGTTAAAAGAAAAAAAAGTTTGCAGAAACAAAAAATAGTTATAAATTTGCAGCCGCAATAACTATTGGCCTATGGTGTAATGGTAACACACCGGTTTTTGGTACCGATATTCAAGGTTCGAGTCCTTGTAGGCCAACATTATAAAAAGCTTCTGCAGTTCGTAGAAGCTTTTTTGCATTTGGTACCATCATATAAACAGATGGGTAAATTGCATGTTCTTTTTGTCTACAGTTGAAAACGGTTAAACGAATTTTAGAGTTTTAACTGTTTGTTTGGTAGTAATTTAGTGGGAGTAAAACCCCGTTATCATGAAAAAATTATTACTTTTATTCGTTTTTATCTCTCAAGTTACATTAGCTCAGAACTATAAATATTTAGGATCTTATTCTTCGAATGGAACACCACATTATCTTGAAAATCCAGGAGATGAAGTTTCAACAGAAACCATGGAAATGATCAGTAATGCATTACCTGAATCTTATCCTGTACCAGAATATAATCCGCAATATATAACAGCTGGTTATGATACAAATGTAGAACTAATTCAAGCTGCTGAAGTATTTGTAACATTTGTTGCAGAAGGTGCTGGGTATAGAAATGTCTTAGGTTTTTACACTTATGATTTAGATAATCCGCCTACTTCAGCTCCGTCAGAAGAAGATATCACAATTATATTTCCAAATGCATCTGCTTTAGGTAGTGGTGGAGGATTGGAAGTTGGTGATAAAGTTAATATAGGTAGTTTTCCAGCTAATACAGGTATAGGTTGGGTTTTACTTGCAAACGCATGGAGTTCTTCACAACAAAGAGTGGGGTATGGTCACTGGGCAGTTTTTTCAGATCCACAATTTAATCCTGAAGCAGATGAAGAGTTAAGACATCATAATGTATTGCTATCTGATTCTGAAAATGAAAGAATAATTCTAGGTTTTGAAGATATTAGAAGAGATTATGGAAGTTGTGATAATGATTTTAATGATGCAATATTTTACATAACAGCAACGCCTTTTGAAGCTATGCGTATTAATAATGTAGCAGATGTTAATTCTGCAAACAATGTTACATCGTCTTATGATGGAGGATTAGAGAGTAATGGTAAGTTGGCACAACTAATAGCAAAAAGAAACTTAAAAAGAAGTAAAAGCAAAACCTACAGGAATTTAAAAGAATTCCAGCCTAGATTTCAGAAAGAATTATTGATGAGCAGAGGAGGTACAAGTATAATTAACTATTTACCTTCAACGGGAATGTATGGTGTAGAAACGGCTTCTGTTTCTAGTCCAGATGATTTGATAGGAATTACGAATGCAAAAGAAGTTTTTGCTGCTGATTATTACGACGGGAATAATAGAGTGTCAGCTATTTTAGCAACAAAGACAGAAGGAACTGTTTATGATCATTCAAAAGCTATTTGTGATCGTTTAAATAGTTCATCAGTAGAAGATGTAAGAACTGTGATATCTAGAGGTCACAAAATGGTGAGTTCAAAAATAAAAAGAGCAAACGGACTTATAGAGTATACAGTTGGCTTTTCAATTAAGGTAGGCAGTGTAGAAAATGAATTACATAGCTACTGGAATATAGAGCAATATCCGTTAGGAGATTATTATAACTTTCAAGTATGGGGAAGTACTTATGCCCAAGTTTTTTCAAATGTGAATTATATTTTAGATACTTTTTCTAGAGAGAAAAGCTTAATAAGTAATAGAGATAATACTATTCTTCCTTCAGTATTTGTTAGCTCAGGGAAATATGCGAACGGAAAACTATTCTTAAACATTATCAATAAGGAAGGTGTTAATGAAGTTGTTTTTAATGGAAACATACAAAGTACAGAAATTGCTTCAGTAGCAAATTATTCTGAAATGTTAAGTTTATCTGGTGAAAGGAAAGAATCTTTAGAGATTGAAACTGGTGTTTTATTTGATATAGGTTTTTCTTTAAAGGCACCAAATTCTAGTGCGATTGACGGATTGTATTTAGCTGATGGACCTTGGGGGTTAGATTATCTTGATGAATACGCAACTGTTACTAATTTTGATGTTCAAAATGAAGATGTTTACGATGAAGAAGGAACGTATGAAATCAATAGAAATATTATTGTTCAAGGTGAAGTAAAAGGGAATATTAATGTATTTAGACATGTGTTACCTGGTGATCAAACATTAAAAGTAGATTCTTATAACTATATATCTTTTGAAATGAAGACAACGAATACAATAGAAGTTGTATTAATGACTGAAGATTTAAGTGATTGGAACAATAGATTGAGGTATGTGATACCAGCAGACTCAAATCAAGAAATATATAACGTCCCGTTTTCAGATTTTAAAGATGCCGAAGGAAATAGTAGAGAGATTGAAGATGTAAAAACAATTGTTTTTTCAATTATGGGAGATTATCAAAATACAGTATCATACGATGTGAGTATCAAAAATCTAGCTTTTAAAGAAAATGCTTTAACGTTATCAATTAATGATTTTGACACTACAATGAATAACTCAAAATTGATTAATTATCCGAATCCCTTTAAAACAATGACAACTATAAGGTTGCCAAAACAGGCTAATGAAGTAAGTTTAAAAGTTTTTGATTTATTAGGAAGAGAAGTTTACTATAAAAAAATAGAAACAAAAGGGATAGAAAAGAGAGAGGTTGCTTGTAGTCCTAATTTAACAACAAAAGGAGTGTATAAGTATATTGTAGTAGATGATTATGGTTATAAGTATAAAGGAACTTTTATTTCAGAATAGTTAAAGTGTAAAATTTTCAAAAAAAATGAAGTTTGTGTTTTTTTATACAAACTTTGTTTTTATATTTGCACCCACAAAATTGGCCTATGGTGTAATGGTAACACACCGGTTTTTGGTACCGATATTCAAGGTTCGAGTCCTTGTAGGCCAACAAAATCCTTCAAATTATATTTGAAGGATTTTTTATTTGAATAAAACTTAAAGAAAAAGTACAATAATTATATAAAAATCTACTTTTAATTAAATTATCTTTAAAATCTAAGGGTTTTGTCTACAAAATAATTTAATTTACCTTATTATATTTGTCCTACATTTAAATTAATTAACCTCCGGCTGTACTTGTACAGTAATAAATTTAAAAGAAAAATGAAAGTATTTATAACTGATGACCATGAGTTAATCATTGATGGCATACAGGCTGTTCTTAAAACTTCGGTTCATCAAGTAGTAGGCTCAGCAAAAACAGGATCAGAACTTTTACATTGGTTAGATCATAATGAATGTGATGTTGTGATTTTAGATTTAAAACTTCCAGATATGTCTGGATTAGAAGTTTTAAAAAAGGTTTTTGGAAGAGAAAATGCTCCAAAATTTTTAATTGTTTCAGGATCTTATGATGCCAAACAAATTCAAGAAACAATTTTGTTGGGAGCTTCGGGATATTTGTCTAAAGTAGAGCTTAGTAAAGAATTAGATGAAGCTCTTTTGAAATTAAGTCAAGGAAAACGTTTTTATACAGATTCTGTTATTGATGTAATAATTTCCAGACAATTAGAGCAAGATAATCTGATAACTCTACAGAGTATTTTATCACCAAGAGAAGCACAAGCACTCCAAATGCTTACCGATAATAT
This genomic stretch from Tenacibaculum jejuense harbors:
- a CDS encoding glycosyltransferase family 117 protein, encoding MKDFSFKKWNIILGWVSFGIALITYTLTLEPTVSFWDCGEYISTAVNLEVGHPPGAPLFQMLGAFFAMFSGDPSNWAFLVNFMSGLASAFTILFMFWTITNLAERLVNKNNSFGLGEKIAVLGSGLVGSLAYTFSDSFWFSAVEGEVYAMSSFLMAILFWLGLKWESEMHLQRGNKWLLVISYVVGLSFGVHILSLLVIPSIVMLYFFKNFKEINIKTTAIATVISILVLAFVFKFLFPFTLKFFSASELFFINSVGLPYNSGTIIAGLVLVGLFIYGLQYTRRKNLVLVNTAILSILFIMIGFSSWLMLPIRANADTIINENNPSSARELLAYYNREQYGDANVFYDKYYSFAFDKELERDSNGEEIYVDDKPKYEKINGKYEIVNQYQNVIPKWSSKHKGFIPRMVDPGAEQYYKQIAGIPPRSRRRPTFVENLKFMFNYQFGYMYGRYFMWNFVGRQNDIQGHLDNNGNWLSGIKPIDEFFGIPQDKLPDDVKNNKGRNTYYFLPLILGIIGLLYHVKEDKKRWYTLGLFFVFTGFAIIFYTNPKPFEPRERDYAVVGSFYVFAIWIGFGVLALYEALKVYGKKPIAALAISIVSLLSVPALMGFQNWDDHDRADRYIAQLNAQTYLESCDPNAIIFTIGDNDTFPLWYMQQIEGVRRDIKIINTSLFATDWYIDQMKKKTYDADPIPSKLQHHQYKYGTLDIAYHFPHPKLKDSVIPLKSFMDWIATDHEATYYESPSGLKEKIYPTTRIRIPVNKRNALKSGIVAAKDADKMVDYIDIKIDEAITKNRILMLDILNNFDWKRPIYFTGGAGADEEYIWLKDYLQLDGMAYKLVPIRTPIAGRSMFDMGRIDPEKMYTNVKKWDWKTINNGEIYLDEQAKRNVISLRNNLMRLSEEYLIKGDTATAKEVLDLSLHKMPIKDFGHYSISLGYPELYYRIGDKNKARETAETLLDIFNQQLEHYSTYDKIDYIADDLETTIFMYQNIMAQIKRFDNDRAYQNTIEQMLDSKLFLLNHLVQMPEEEKERELQMLDSLEMMQKKLLDSISIE
- a CDS encoding DUF4114 domain-containing protein gives rise to the protein MKKLLLLFVFISQVTLAQNYKYLGSYSSNGTPHYLENPGDEVSTETMEMISNALPESYPVPEYNPQYITAGYDTNVELIQAAEVFVTFVAEGAGYRNVLGFYTYDLDNPPTSAPSEEDITIIFPNASALGSGGGLEVGDKVNIGSFPANTGIGWVLLANAWSSSQQRVGYGHWAVFSDPQFNPEADEELRHHNVLLSDSENERIILGFEDIRRDYGSCDNDFNDAIFYITATPFEAMRINNVADVNSANNVTSSYDGGLESNGKLAQLIAKRNLKRSKSKTYRNLKEFQPRFQKELLMSRGGTSIINYLPSTGMYGVETASVSSPDDLIGITNAKEVFAADYYDGNNRVSAILATKTEGTVYDHSKAICDRLNSSSVEDVRTVISRGHKMVSSKIKRANGLIEYTVGFSIKVGSVENELHSYWNIEQYPLGDYYNFQVWGSTYAQVFSNVNYILDTFSREKSLISNRDNTILPSVFVSSGKYANGKLFLNIINKEGVNEVVFNGNIQSTEIASVANYSEMLSLSGERKESLEIETGVLFDIGFSLKAPNSSAIDGLYLADGPWGLDYLDEYATVTNFDVQNEDVYDEEGTYEINRNIIVQGEVKGNINVFRHVLPGDQTLKVDSYNYISFEMKTTNTIEVVLMTEDLSDWNNRLRYVIPADSNQEIYNVPFSDFKDAEGNSREIEDVKTIVFSIMGDYQNTVSYDVSIKNLAFKENALTLSINDFDTTMNNSKLINYPNPFKTMTTIRLPKQANEVSLKVFDLLGREVYYKKIETKGIEKREVACSPNLTTKGVYKYIVVDDYGYKYKGTFISE
- a CDS encoding response regulator — protein: MKVFITDDHELIIDGIQAVLKTSVHQVVGSAKTGSELLHWLDHNECDVVILDLKLPDMSGLEVLKKVFGRENAPKFLIVSGSYDAKQIQETILLGASGYLSKVELSKELDEALLKLSQGKRFYTDSVIDVIISRQLEQDNLITLQSILSPREAQALQMLTDNMETCDICDEMRITKSSFNTLISRMTKKLKVKRKIGLVVLAIKHKFNVG